A part of Maridesulfovibrio hydrothermalis AM13 = DSM 14728 genomic DNA contains:
- a CDS encoding TcpQ domain-containing protein: MRSLIVLLMLVLTATGCTGLKTMTRQVEVVEQTSPMYEEHEIEPLVESAALKVAAHYPPGRTVLHLTVSDNPFGWKFDANLRGQGFQFSPKTTDPNVLNMNVIFDSIGNSTLYYMHVGSSDGWSFGQVYNLTFEGFEKAGLITQTPAFFEFVGGDAEQVESPLNENWSIVPGGLRDQLKRWAARAEYQLVWKAVHDFQMQAHATFRDTFPRAVKRLFSRMHASGNSLRVTIYQANKVIEVCED; this comes from the coding sequence ATGAGAAGCTTGATTGTTCTGCTTATGCTGGTTCTCACTGCGACCGGTTGTACCGGTCTTAAAACCATGACCAGACAGGTTGAAGTGGTTGAGCAGACTTCCCCCATGTACGAAGAACATGAAATCGAACCGCTGGTTGAAAGTGCTGCTCTGAAAGTTGCTGCCCATTATCCTCCGGGCCGGACTGTGCTGCACCTGACTGTTTCAGACAATCCCTTTGGCTGGAAGTTTGATGCGAATCTGCGCGGTCAGGGTTTCCAGTTCAGTCCAAAGACTACCGATCCCAATGTGCTCAATATGAATGTGATCTTTGATTCCATCGGCAACAGCACACTTTATTATATGCATGTCGGCTCATCTGACGGCTGGTCCTTCGGGCAGGTCTACAATCTTACTTTTGAAGGTTTTGAAAAAGCCGGACTGATCACCCAGACACCTGCCTTTTTTGAATTCGTAGGCGGCGATGCCGAACAGGTTGAATCACCTCTCAATGAAAACTGGTCCATTGTTCCCGGCGGTCTGCGTGACCAGCTCAAACGTTGGGCTGCGCGCGCAGAATATCAGCTTGTCTGGAAAGCAGTTCACGATTTCCAGATGCAGGCCCACGCCACATTCCGGGACACATTTCCCAGAGCAGTCAAACGGCTGTTTTCACGCATGCACGCAAGCGGAAACTCCCTGCGCGTAACCATCTATCAAGCTAACAAAGTTATTGAAGTCTGCGAGGATTAA
- a CDS encoding P-type conjugative transfer protein TrbJ: MVTTVGELDVLSGVYEAYYPNFNSAKKLVGLPASEVNPKYYEYYAKWSERVDEATKATFKLSGQQLKEISESDEFNSYIEGLLSDPDGRMQALEAANQLSSIQISEIRKLRALMATHIQNQAQIEQKKEKEKQLQKLHEEMFFKHIYKEQLAREDPEPVSNNF; this comes from the coding sequence TTGGTAACAACTGTAGGTGAACTGGATGTACTGTCTGGAGTTTATGAGGCTTACTACCCGAATTTTAATTCAGCAAAAAAGCTGGTCGGGCTTCCTGCCAGTGAAGTTAATCCCAAATATTACGAGTACTACGCCAAATGGTCTGAACGAGTCGATGAGGCTACCAAAGCTACTTTTAAGCTCTCAGGCCAGCAGTTGAAGGAGATCAGTGAATCCGATGAATTCAATTCATATATTGAGGGTCTCTTAAGCGATCCCGACGGGCGTATGCAGGCCCTTGAAGCAGCTAACCAACTTTCATCTATCCAAATTTCTGAAATCAGAAAACTACGCGCTCTTATGGCAACCCATATTCAGAATCAAGCGCAGATTGAACAGAAGAAAGAGAAAGAAAAACAGCTCCAAAAACTGCATGAAGAGATGTTCTTCAAGCATATCTATAAAGAGCAACTAGCAAGGGAAGATCCTGAGCCTGTCAGCAATAATTTTTAA
- a CDS encoding conjugal transfer protein TrbE (type IV secretion system ATPase VirB4 family), with product MIKFKDYRHTPKGLPDLLPYAAMVENGIILCKDGSLLAGWKFRSQDTASSTDDELSIISSNVNGALKILDTGWMCHVEAVRSQSTSYPHAGASFFPDKITNMIEEERRRMFQSAGAFYSTETFLIVSYKPQILSQKLSGIAFENAVHTNTLEKTLSKFKSTIEELEDGLSLSMHMERLKEEAFEDEFGTVQTYSPLLTMINRCINGEDHPVMLPHTPMYLDAILGGEDLYGGVQPRIGDKFISVLSLSGLPPESYPSILSCFEGLSIEYRFSNRFIFMDQLEALKELERYRKSWRQKMVKFFDAMFNSSTARTDNDARNMAEDAEDAIEEIQSGLVGAGFYTPSIILTTSNLEELDYSIRELRRQIQGRGFHCRVETINALEAWLGTHPGNSYANIRRPIINTMNLADLLPLATTWAGLEFNPSPMFPPNSPPLMHCATAGSTPYRLNLHVGDTGHTLVFGPTGAGKSTLLSILAAQFRRYPQATIFAFDKGMSMYPLCSAVGGAHYEIASDDSSLTFAPLQHVNSDSEQSWAEEWIETLATLQGLIILPAHRNAIHAAMNMIRNNPHHMRSLTDFCQIVQNNELRDAIRHYTNEGAMGTLLDASSDDLGISDFMVFEIEELMNLGDKNLIPVLLYLFHRIEKALKGQPAILILDEAWIMLGHKVFKEKIREWLKVLRKRACAVILATQSLSDAVRSGILDVLVESCPTKIFLPNATAIQEAQYKLYQNLGLNSRQIEIIASSTPKRDYYVVSPEGRRLIDLALGPIALSFVGSADKGSINRMKELEKQYGQNWPDEWLRERQRNFR from the coding sequence ATGATCAAATTTAAAGACTACCGCCATACTCCTAAAGGCCTACCTGACCTGCTTCCCTATGCGGCAATGGTTGAAAACGGAATAATCCTCTGTAAGGACGGTTCTCTTCTGGCTGGCTGGAAATTCAGATCGCAGGATACGGCTTCAAGCACAGACGATGAACTGAGTATAATCAGCAGCAATGTTAACGGTGCGCTTAAAATACTTGATACAGGATGGATGTGCCATGTGGAAGCCGTCCGCAGCCAATCGACATCATATCCACATGCCGGAGCCAGCTTTTTCCCGGATAAAATCACTAATATGATTGAAGAAGAACGCCGCAGGATGTTCCAGTCTGCTGGTGCATTTTATTCAACAGAAACATTTCTGATAGTCAGCTACAAACCACAAATTTTATCTCAAAAGCTTAGCGGGATCGCATTTGAAAATGCTGTCCATACGAATACCCTCGAAAAAACTCTTTCCAAGTTCAAGTCTACAATTGAAGAACTTGAGGACGGCCTGTCTTTATCTATGCATATGGAACGGTTGAAAGAAGAGGCATTTGAAGATGAGTTTGGAACAGTTCAAACATACTCGCCTTTGTTAACAATGATCAATCGATGCATAAACGGAGAAGACCATCCAGTAATGCTTCCTCATACTCCCATGTATCTTGATGCTATTCTCGGCGGTGAGGATCTCTATGGCGGAGTTCAGCCAAGAATCGGTGACAAATTTATAAGTGTTCTTTCTCTCTCCGGTCTTCCGCCTGAAAGTTATCCTTCTATCCTTTCCTGCTTTGAAGGTCTTTCTATTGAATACCGTTTTTCAAACAGATTCATTTTTATGGATCAGCTTGAAGCTCTCAAGGAACTTGAAAGGTATAGAAAATCATGGCGTCAGAAGATGGTCAAATTCTTTGACGCAATGTTTAACAGCTCCACCGCCAGAACAGATAATGACGCCAGAAACATGGCTGAAGATGCTGAAGATGCTATTGAAGAAATTCAATCAGGTCTTGTCGGAGCAGGCTTTTATACTCCAAGTATAATATTAACGACTTCCAATCTGGAAGAGCTGGACTACTCTATAAGGGAATTGCGTCGGCAAATTCAGGGGCGTGGATTTCATTGCAGAGTGGAGACAATAAACGCTCTTGAAGCATGGCTGGGAACTCATCCGGGTAACTCCTATGCCAATATTCGCAGACCGATCATTAACACAATGAATCTGGCAGATTTACTCCCATTGGCAACTACCTGGGCAGGGCTGGAGTTTAATCCTTCCCCCATGTTTCCACCGAATTCCCCTCCGTTAATGCATTGTGCAACAGCTGGCTCAACTCCTTATCGCTTGAATCTGCATGTAGGCGACACAGGCCATACATTAGTGTTCGGTCCCACAGGGGCAGGGAAATCAACACTTCTAAGTATTCTAGCAGCTCAGTTTAGACGCTATCCCCAAGCAACAATCTTTGCTTTTGATAAAGGCATGTCCATGTACCCTTTATGCAGTGCTGTAGGCGGAGCACACTATGAAATAGCCAGCGATGACTCCAGCTTAACATTTGCCCCTCTTCAACATGTAAATTCAGATTCAGAGCAAAGCTGGGCTGAAGAATGGATCGAAACTCTTGCCACATTGCAGGGGCTGATAATTCTTCCTGCACACAGGAATGCAATTCATGCTGCAATGAACATGATCAGAAACAACCCTCATCATATGAGATCTCTTACGGACTTCTGTCAGATTGTTCAGAACAACGAATTGCGCGATGCCATCAGGCACTACACGAACGAAGGAGCCATGGGTACTTTGCTAGATGCATCCTCAGATGATCTTGGAATTTCTGATTTTATGGTTTTTGAAATCGAAGAACTCATGAATCTAGGAGATAAAAACCTGATTCCGGTTCTGCTGTATCTCTTTCACCGTATCGAAAAAGCCCTGAAAGGCCAGCCGGCCATCCTTATTCTTGATGAGGCCTGGATTATGCTCGGCCATAAGGTTTTCAAAGAAAAGATACGTGAATGGTTGAAGGTACTGCGTAAACGGGCATGTGCAGTGATACTTGCAACTCAATCTTTATCTGACGCTGTGCGTTCCGGAATTCTGGATGTACTTGTGGAGTCCTGCCCCACAAAAATATTTCTTCCAAATGCAACAGCCATTCAGGAAGCGCAATACAAGCTTTACCAAAATCTGGGCCTTAATTCCCGTCAGATTGAAATCATAGCTTCTTCTACCCCTAAACGGGACTACTACGTTGTTTCTCCTGAAGGACGTAGACTTATCGATTTGGCACTTGGTCCGATAGCTCTTTCTTTTGTCGGCTCTGCTGACAAAGGCAGCATAAACCGGATGAAAGAACTGGAAAAACAATATGGGCAAAATTGGCCAGATGAATGGCTCAGAGAAAGACAGAGAAATTTCAGGTGA
- a CDS encoding type IV secretion system protein: protein MSKSQESPYLRAKEEWFERYGNYIKSRNQWRNFALGLLAIIFLSMGINIIQATQNKVVPYVVEVDKLGHSVAVKRADRVEPISARIIQAEIANLIVNWRTVTADIGLQKKMVQKMSSFVVGAARGATRSWYEANNPYERGQKVLVEVDIKGIPLPVSSESWRIEWLETVRNHSGVALSSTKYEATLKVRISPPTTDSQIIRNPAGVYISELSWAKLLEQ, encoded by the coding sequence ATGTCCAAATCACAAGAATCACCATACCTCCGCGCTAAAGAAGAGTGGTTTGAACGGTATGGCAACTATATAAAAAGCCGCAATCAATGGCGCAATTTTGCCCTTGGATTGCTTGCCATCATCTTTCTTTCGATGGGGATTAATATCATTCAGGCCACTCAGAACAAAGTCGTGCCTTACGTGGTTGAAGTAGACAAGCTCGGCCATTCAGTTGCTGTAAAACGTGCTGATCGGGTGGAACCAATTTCAGCCCGTATCATTCAGGCTGAAATCGCAAATCTCATAGTTAACTGGCGCACTGTTACAGCTGATATCGGTCTTCAAAAAAAGATGGTCCAGAAGATGTCTTCTTTTGTAGTCGGTGCGGCTCGTGGTGCAACGCGCAGCTGGTATGAGGCAAACAATCCTTATGAGCGAGGCCAGAAGGTTCTGGTCGAGGTTGATATTAAAGGAATCCCCCTTCCTGTCAGCAGTGAGAGCTGGCGTATCGAATGGCTGGAGACAGTGCGCAACCATTCCGGTGTGGCTTTGTCCAGCACCAAATATGAAGCGACCTTAAAAGTTCGCATATCTCCCCCAACGACTGACAGCCAGATTATCAGGAATCCTGCCGGTGTTTATATCAGCGAGTTGTCCTGGGCAAAACTTCTTGAGCAATAA
- the trbB gene encoding P-type conjugative transfer ATPase TrbB: MDDRLVNNLLHNMGPAIVGALEDKRVLEIMVNPDGKLWIERLGEEMFAVGHISSDQTAIIISLVASALDTTVTKESPIVEGELPKTYPLSGSRFEGVFPPVVEEPSFTIRKKASQVFSLEEYVETGIMTAEVMASIKAAVSQKKNIVVIGGTGSGKTTLVNAIIKSIAELTPADRLVIIEDTSELQSHSPNTIILRSSDHTSIQTLVRATMRLRPDRILVGEVRGGEALELIKSWNTGHPGGVATVHADSAAKGLQRIGDLISEASTSPMPHLIGSAVDFLIFIKRTKTDVQFQKLPR; the protein is encoded by the coding sequence ATGGATGATCGTCTAGTAAACAACCTGCTTCATAATATGGGACCAGCTATTGTTGGTGCACTTGAAGACAAAAGAGTGCTCGAAATTATGGTTAATCCTGACGGCAAACTATGGATTGAGAGACTCGGAGAAGAAATGTTTGCTGTTGGACATATTTCATCAGATCAGACAGCCATAATCATCTCTCTTGTTGCCAGTGCCCTTGATACGACTGTCACCAAAGAATCGCCTATTGTGGAAGGAGAGCTTCCTAAAACATACCCGCTCAGCGGGAGCCGTTTTGAAGGTGTTTTTCCTCCAGTTGTAGAAGAACCTTCTTTTACAATCCGCAAAAAGGCCAGTCAGGTTTTCTCACTTGAAGAATATGTTGAAACAGGAATTATGACAGCGGAAGTAATGGCTTCTATCAAGGCGGCTGTATCTCAAAAGAAAAATATCGTGGTGATTGGCGGAACCGGATCAGGAAAAACAACTCTGGTAAATGCCATCATCAAATCTATCGCTGAACTCACACCAGCTGACAGGCTGGTAATTATCGAAGATACATCCGAACTGCAGAGTCACTCACCGAATACAATCATTTTAAGATCTTCAGATCATACCTCCATCCAGACATTGGTCCGGGCGACAATGAGGCTTCGCCCGGACCGGATACTTGTCGGTGAAGTCAGAGGAGGAGAAGCTCTTGAGTTAATCAAAAGCTGGAACACTGGTCACCCAGGAGGAGTAGCAACTGTCCATGCCGATTCTGCAGCTAAAGGACTCCAGCGAATAGGAGATCTCATTTCAGAAGCTTCAACTTCTCCCATGCCTCATCTGATCGGATCGGCCGTAGACTTCCTGATCTTTATCAAGCGTACCAAAACGGACGTACAGTTTCAGAAATTGCCACGGTGA
- the trbD gene encoding conjugal transfer protein TrbD codes for MRTIVIHKSLNRKILVMGGDRELVMLSALIALVLGVGGMTIPSGLAGLTFWTISLFIFQKMAKEDQQMFQIWLRHRKQQDYYPARSTPWGR; via the coding sequence GTGAGAACAATAGTGATTCATAAATCCTTGAACCGGAAAATTCTGGTGATGGGAGGGGATAGAGAGCTGGTGATGCTCTCAGCCCTTATAGCTCTTGTTTTAGGAGTTGGGGGAATGACCATCCCATCAGGGCTTGCAGGCCTGACCTTTTGGACAATTTCATTATTCATATTTCAAAAAATGGCAAAAGAAGATCAACAAATGTTTCAGATCTGGCTTCGGCATCGCAAGCAGCAGGATTATTATCCTGCACGCTCAACTCCCTGGGGTAGATAG
- a CDS encoding TrbC/VirB2 family protein: MKKNNLLLLLAMTAIVVIPEPALASTTISQFNTPFENFVGLLTGPVGKFMSIGGMAGVGLLYVFQREEITGIMRTALGVVFAICFIAFSTTIVENGWTFSGAVL; the protein is encoded by the coding sequence ATGAAGAAAAATAACCTCTTATTGCTACTGGCAATGACAGCAATAGTAGTCATCCCTGAACCGGCACTGGCTTCAACTACAATATCACAATTCAACACTCCTTTTGAAAATTTTGTAGGCCTCCTGACCGGCCCTGTCGGTAAATTCATGTCTATCGGTGGAATGGCCGGAGTAGGATTGCTGTATGTTTTCCAGCGGGAAGAAATAACTGGAATCATGCGCACAGCACTCGGGGTCGTCTTTGCAATCTGCTTCATCGCATTTTCAACGACGATTGTTGAGAATGGATGGACATTCAGTGGAGCCGTGTTGTGA
- the trbL gene encoding P-type conjugative transfer protein TrbL, with product MLLGISIFSLFLAIDVYAQETVQPTQDTHLLSILLNKFQTEAGKWEPIIRGYSLSIFKYLLIIDFAWKGIRLVLKRAQLEEVVAEALLFIFFATFMLTTIYYYKEWSNSIINLFSHIAQEAGAPKASPTAVFEAGMEILTKIWGESSVWSPITSTILGLCAVAIIITFSMIAAQMMMVKCESFIVLNAGVILLGLGGAQVTREYAINFLRYGLSVALKLFVMQLLISLSMTFITAFMNVNSKNVEEIFVVLGASIIILALTMSLPDIVSGIVNGSHVSSGNTLSSAVTAVSAATMAAGRGVGSVFGGAVGAKRSVDSLREACSFANSAGKSGLGKLGHVARTGAKAMRENLYQGKTSGIRSSVKAQHDEFKMQQEDSGPSND from the coding sequence ATGCTTTTGGGAATTAGTATTTTTTCCCTTTTTTTAGCAATCGATGTTTATGCTCAAGAAACTGTTCAACCGACGCAAGATACACACCTCTTATCCATCCTTTTAAACAAATTCCAAACAGAAGCAGGAAAATGGGAACCTATCATCAGAGGATATTCGCTTAGCATTTTCAAATATCTTCTCATTATAGACTTTGCATGGAAGGGAATAAGACTCGTTTTAAAAAGAGCACAGCTTGAAGAGGTCGTAGCTGAAGCTCTTTTGTTCATATTTTTTGCTACTTTCATGCTGACTACCATTTATTATTATAAGGAATGGTCCAACTCAATAATAAATCTCTTTAGCCACATAGCTCAAGAAGCCGGAGCTCCCAAAGCCTCCCCTACGGCTGTATTTGAAGCCGGAATGGAAATTCTTACAAAAATATGGGGAGAATCTTCGGTATGGAGTCCTATAACAAGTACAATATTAGGCCTGTGTGCAGTGGCAATAATCATCACATTTTCAATGATTGCAGCCCAGATGATGATGGTTAAATGCGAATCTTTCATCGTTCTTAATGCAGGAGTTATTCTCCTTGGGCTTGGCGGAGCACAAGTAACAAGAGAATATGCCATTAATTTTCTCCGCTATGGTCTTTCAGTCGCCTTAAAACTGTTTGTCATGCAGCTCCTCATATCACTTAGCATGACATTCATAACTGCATTTATGAATGTTAATTCTAAGAATGTCGAAGAAATTTTTGTAGTCCTCGGTGCATCAATAATCATCCTCGCCCTTACCATGTCTTTGCCAGATATTGTTTCGGGAATAGTCAACGGTTCCCATGTGTCCTCTGGCAATACTCTATCATCAGCTGTCACCGCAGTCAGTGCGGCAACAATGGCTGCCGGACGCGGAGTAGGCTCTGTTTTTGGTGGAGCTGTCGGGGCTAAGCGCAGTGTAGATTCCCTCAGAGAAGCATGTTCATTCGCAAATTCTGCCGGAAAGAGCGGCCTTGGAAAACTTGGCCATGTTGCAAGAACTGGAGCCAAAGCCATGCGCGAAAATCTTTACCAAGGTAAAACTTCCGGCATCCGTAGCAGCGTCAAAGCTCAACATGACGAGTTTAAAATGCAGCAAGAAGATAGCGGACCTTCAAATGATTAG
- a CDS encoding helix-turn-helix domain-containing protein: protein MAHDNKRVNIKREYDNKKNYILSFMNKKYDPEAARIWGVILKSIRELRSTGATLDQIGKLLGVGRDTVSRWLREERGGERTPVSDVLRYMHALSIHPADIFGEAAYPPPSEVDKQVAKILKGTADAQAWEYSDLAISTRLSEEEVKNYLEGRISFTADVLYKMCKVLSQDLSAIVERAVVLVETSSEIMSHKRSAI, encoded by the coding sequence TTGGCACACGACAACAAAAGAGTCAACATAAAAAGGGAGTATGACAACAAAAAAAATTATATCCTATCTTTTATGAATAAGAAGTATGATCCAGAAGCAGCACGTATATGGGGCGTAATTTTAAAGAGCATTAGAGAATTGAGGAGCACTGGTGCTACTCTTGATCAAATTGGAAAACTGCTTGGTGTTGGCCGAGATACCGTTTCCCGTTGGCTTCGTGAAGAGCGTGGAGGAGAAAGGACTCCAGTGTCTGATGTTCTTAGATATATGCATGCGCTCTCTATACATCCAGCGGATATTTTTGGAGAAGCCGCTTACCCCCCTCCATCAGAGGTGGATAAGCAAGTTGCAAAAATATTGAAAGGCACGGCAGATGCTCAAGCATGGGAATACTCTGATTTGGCAATATCTACGAGACTTAGTGAGGAAGAAGTTAAAAATTACCTTGAAGGAAGAATTTCTTTCACCGCTGACGTTCTGTACAAAATGTGCAAAGTTCTATCTCAAGACTTATCAGCAATTGTAGAGCGCGCAGTTGTTTTAGTAGAAACTTCATCGGAAATTATGTCTCACAAAAGATCAGCCATCTAA
- a CDS encoding P-type conjugative transfer protein TrbJ encodes MRSIITVIFIGAFLSVLTPASAMTVTCVNCSEKFMQFLERVTNIEQLETMYRTYAEEMMQTQQQIMMVKQNIEQYTNMVKNTIRLPFAIKNSVIRDLKSSHLSRKDW; translated from the coding sequence ATGAGATCAATAATTACTGTTATTTTCATAGGTGCATTTTTAAGTGTCTTAACTCCAGCTTCAGCAATGACAGTTACCTGCGTAAATTGCAGCGAAAAATTCATGCAATTCTTGGAAAGAGTCACAAACATAGAGCAGTTGGAAACTATGTATCGGACTTATGCTGAAGAAATGATGCAAACCCAGCAGCAAATCATGATGGTGAAGCAAAATATCGAGCAGTATACCAACATGGTCAAGAACACTATCCGGCTGCCTTTTGCGATTAAAAACAGTGTCATCCGCGATTTAAAAAGCTCGCATCTCTCTCGCAAGGATTGGTAA
- a CDS encoding protein traL: MATINMILQGKGGVGKSLTASFLTQHFLESGKEVCCVDTDPVNATFAGYKNFNVTALDIMNDNDVDPRKFDTLVELMMALPDDSEMVIDNGAATFIPLASYLADNNVLELLADSGHQVNLHSVVTGGQALPDTLNGLRSLINTFDVPIYVWLNNFFGQITRKGKSFEEFKVYQNNTNRLAALVHIPQKKKETFGRDLENLFTARMSFQEAASSTLPIMTRQRLKMFWAEMKQELLTCGL, translated from the coding sequence ATGGCTACTATAAATATGATTTTACAGGGTAAAGGCGGAGTTGGGAAAAGTCTTACTGCCAGCTTTCTGACCCAGCATTTTCTGGAGTCAGGTAAAGAGGTTTGCTGCGTTGACACTGATCCAGTTAATGCAACGTTTGCCGGCTATAAAAATTTCAATGTTACAGCTCTGGACATTATGAACGATAATGATGTTGATCCTAGAAAATTCGATACCCTCGTTGAATTAATGATGGCTCTTCCAGATGACTCTGAAATGGTCATTGATAATGGAGCTGCCACTTTTATTCCTCTGGCAAGTTACCTTGCAGACAATAATGTTCTTGAACTTCTCGCTGACAGCGGACATCAGGTTAACCTGCATTCAGTTGTCACCGGTGGACAGGCTTTGCCTGACACTTTGAACGGTCTGCGCTCGCTTATTAATACCTTTGATGTTCCTATTTACGTTTGGCTCAATAATTTCTTCGGCCAGATAACCAGAAAAGGTAAGTCTTTCGAAGAATTCAAAGTCTATCAAAATAACACAAACAGGCTCGCAGCTCTGGTCCATATACCTCAAAAGAAAAAGGAAACTTTTGGCCGCGATCTGGAAAACCTGTTCACTGCCAGAATGTCATTTCAGGAAGCCGCATCAAGTACCCTGCCGATCATGACCCGACAACGGTTGAAAATGTTTTGGGCAGAAATGAAACAAGAACTTCTGACCTGCGGTTTGTAG
- a CDS encoding helix-turn-helix domain-containing protein produces the protein MNKLLQTINERKISFAEVGRLVGYGRDTISRHCNGQRQISAEAALRYNKALGIPLHEMRPDIFEINETEDEKE, from the coding sequence ATGAACAAATTACTGCAAACAATTAATGAGAGGAAAATATCATTTGCTGAAGTTGGTAGACTAGTTGGTTATGGCAGAGACACAATATCTCGCCATTGTAATGGACAGCGGCAGATTTCAGCAGAAGCAGCTCTGAGGTATAACAAAGCTTTAGGCATACCTTTGCATGAAATGAGGCCAGATATATTCGAAATAAATGAGACTGAAGATGAAAAAGAATAA
- the trbG gene encoding P-type conjugative transfer protein TrbG, with protein sequence MKLIILSISLVFISCTAVMATPEQQGLMNKVFAQHQPPEHKPSPASREYVSPLPTPDYISKTDVRLNSKEWKALKLSKEWMNRKINPIMQSNGKVVYVFGATLPTIICSPLMASDLELQAGENVNDVIVGDTARWMVVVAQSGTPGRESTHLVIKPLDAGLVTTAVITTDRRVYHLKLVSRRKGYTPYVSFIYPEDQQKILKASLKKKRRKETWETTKIEGKPVDLSTLDFSYTISGDDASWKPMRVYNDGIRTFIQLPRTSTQTEIPVLLVEKAGQEAIVNYRVKGNAMIVDEIFEKAILVAGTGMEQQKVEIKRLEVTK encoded by the coding sequence ATGAAGCTAATTATTTTATCAATTTCTCTTGTTTTCATATCCTGCACAGCTGTCATGGCAACGCCTGAGCAGCAAGGTTTGATGAACAAGGTCTTTGCACAACATCAACCACCGGAACATAAACCAAGTCCGGCATCACGTGAATATGTGTCCCCGCTTCCAACACCCGATTATATCAGTAAAACGGACGTACGTTTGAATAGTAAGGAGTGGAAAGCTTTAAAACTGTCCAAGGAGTGGATGAACAGAAAAATCAACCCAATCATGCAAAGCAACGGAAAAGTTGTTTATGTTTTTGGAGCCACGCTCCCGACTATCATTTGTTCTCCTCTCATGGCTTCAGATCTGGAATTGCAAGCAGGTGAAAACGTCAATGATGTAATTGTCGGCGATACTGCGCGCTGGATGGTTGTCGTTGCCCAGTCCGGAACCCCGGGACGGGAAAGCACCCATCTTGTTATCAAGCCTCTTGATGCAGGTCTGGTAACAACTGCCGTAATCACCACTGATCGCAGGGTCTACCACTTGAAGCTTGTCTCCCGCCGCAAGGGTTATACCCCTTATGTGTCTTTCATCTACCCAGAAGATCAGCAGAAAATACTTAAAGCCAGCCTGAAGAAAAAACGTCGCAAAGAGACATGGGAAACCACTAAAATTGAAGGCAAACCAGTGGACCTTTCCACTCTTGATTTCAGCTACACCATCAGCGGTGACGATGCGAGCTGGAAGCCCATGCGCGTTTATAATGACGGGATCAGAACTTTCATCCAGCTTCCCAGAACATCCACACAGACTGAAATTCCCGTGCTGCTCGTAGAAAAAGCCGGGCAGGAAGCGATCGTTAATTATCGCGTGAAAGGCAACGCCATGATCGTTGATGAGATCTTTGAAAAAGCAATTCTGGTGGCCGGAACTGGCATGGAACAACAAAAAGTTGAAATTAAACGGCTGGAGGTTACCAAATGA